The following coding sequences lie in one Desulfitibacter sp. BRH_c19 genomic window:
- a CDS encoding metal-dependent hydrolase, translating into MQLSFQYGTRNIEFTVTYSNRKTIQITVEPPDIVKVTAPMDTPKDAILEKVKSKASWIVQKLFAFKDMEFMISSKEFVNGESFLYLGRNYSLNINLNGQLKRSEVKLYQGKFIVETPTKDEMAIRKAMEQWYRQKAEEKVNERVEYYQHYFKIKPKKVSIKEQKKRWGSCTGDNHLLFNWRIIMAPSPVLDYIVVHELCHMSYKNHSREYWDMLSSIIPDYEKRKEWLRNYGVRIGF; encoded by the coding sequence ATGCAACTAAGCTTTCAATATGGAACAAGAAATATAGAGTTTACTGTGACATATTCAAACCGAAAGACTATACAAATAACTGTTGAACCACCAGATATTGTTAAAGTAACAGCTCCTATGGATACTCCTAAGGATGCAATATTAGAAAAGGTTAAAAGCAAGGCTTCCTGGATAGTTCAGAAACTATTTGCCTTTAAGGACATGGAATTTATGATTAGTAGTAAGGAATTTGTTAATGGAGAGTCTTTTCTTTACCTTGGCAGGAATTATTCTTTGAACATTAATCTAAATGGGCAATTAAAAAGGTCTGAGGTAAAGCTTTACCAGGGTAAATTTATTGTTGAAACTCCAACCAAAGATGAAATGGCAATAAGAAAAGCTATGGAACAGTGGTATCGGCAAAAAGCCGAAGAGAAGGTTAACGAACGTGTTGAATATTACCAGCACTATTTTAAGATAAAACCCAAAAAGGTTAGCATAAAGGAGCAAAAGAAGAGATGGGGCAGCTGTACAGGGGATAACCACCTTTTATTTAACTGGCGTATTATAATGGCTCCTTCTCCAGTACTAGACTATATTGTGGTACATGAGCTGTGCCATATGAGCTATAAAAATCACTCAAGGGAATACTGGGATATGTTGTCTTCCATAATACCTGATTATGAAAAAAGAAAAGAATGGTTGAGAAATTATGGTGTAAGGAT